Proteins from a single region of Hordeum vulgare subsp. vulgare chromosome 6H, MorexV3_pseudomolecules_assembly, whole genome shotgun sequence:
- the LOC123400962 gene encoding biogenesis of lysosome-related organelles complex 1 subunit 2, with amino-acid sequence MATPAKKEAAAGQRDELADSLSELFTNVSLMVRGELQGTNNQLSLLEKMNQRVTEEYSNYGDVASGLRVFVEQLNEKNQRFDEYTTQIDAIDQQVSEFEAVVSMLDKHVSLLEKKVKSAYHIAPTQ; translated from the exons ATGGCGACCCCGGCGAAGAAGGAGGCGGCGGCAGGGCAGAGAGACGAGCTCGCCGACTCGCTGTCCGAGCTCTTCACCAACGTCTCCCTCATGGTCCGCGGCGAGCTCCAG GGAACCAACAACCAGCTCTCGCTGCTTGAGAAGATGAACCAACGTGTGACAGAGGAGTACAGCAACTACGGAGATGTTGCATCTGGTCTGCGGGTCTTTGTAGAGCAGCTGAACGAGAAAAACCAACGGTTCGACGAGTACACAACGCAGATCGACGCGATAGACCAGCAGGTGAGTGAGTTTGAGGCAGTGGTGTCCATGCTTGATAAGCATGTATCCCTCTTGGAGAAGAAAGTCAAGTCCGCGTACCACATTGCTCCCACACAATGA
- the LOC123402168 gene encoding alpha/beta hydrolase domain-containing protein 17C-like has protein sequence MGGVTSTVAARFAFFPPTPPSYGIEPLPPPDAAGAAAAAGPGEAKGKEGSVVVELTGVPRRANVEARRLRTKRGTDVVAMYARQTGAKLTLLYSHGNAADLGQMYELFVELSAHLNVNLMGYDYSGYGQSSGKPSEQNTYADIEAVYRCLIETYAASEENIILYGQSVGSGPTLDLASRLPRLRAVVVHSPILSGLRVMYPVKHTYWFDIYKNIDKIPLVSCPVLVIHGTADEVVDCSHGRALWELAKVKYEPLWVKGGNHCNLELYPEYIKHLKKFVGAIEKLPPPNDESPESSGASDRTQTEPEGTEEPRKSVDHREKTRPSLDHRKSTDRRDKPRGSTDRRDKSRKSVDNPDRPRASVDQPADRPRKSVDRFGGMMKAVRLRNIDCFKVPTTSSGS, from the exons ATGGGCGGCGTCACCTCGACGGTCGCGGCCCGCTTCGCCTTCTTCCCGCCCACCCCGCCGTCCTACGGCATcgagcccctgccgccgcccgatgccgccggggcggcggcggcggcggggccgggGGAGGCGAAAGGGAAGGAGGGCAGCGTCGTGGTGGAGCTCACGGGGGTGCCGCGGAGGGCCAACGTGGAGGCGCGGCGGCTGAGGACCAAGCGGGGCACGGATGTGGTCGCCATGTACGCGCGCCAGACCGGCGCCAAGCTCACGCTGCTCTACTCGCACGGCAACGCCGCCGACCTGGGCCAGATGTACGAGCTCTTCGTCGAGCTCAGCGCGCACCTCAACGTCAACCTCATGGG CTATGACTACTCTGGTTATGGGCAATCTTCTGGAAAG CCCAGTGAGCAAAACACATATGCTGATATAGAGGCTGTTTACAGATGTCTCATAGAAACCTACGCAGCCTCTGAGGAAAATATCATTCTTTATGGCCAATCGGTGGGGAGTGGTCCTACTTTGGATTTGGCCTCACGTTTGCCTCGTTTGAGAGCAGTTGTTGTACATAGTCCAATTTTGTCTGGCTTAAGAGTGATGTATCCTGTAAAACATACATACTGGTTTGACATATATAAG AACATCGACAAAATTCCACTAGTCAGTTGCCCTGTTCTAGTGATTCAT GGTACAGCTGATGAGGTCGTCGACTGTTCCCATGGGAGGGCATTGTGGGAACTCGCTAAAGTAAAGTACGAGCCTCTATGGGTCAAAGGAGGAAACCACTGTAATTTGGAGCTCTATCCAGAATACATCAAGCATCTAAAAAAGTTTGTTGGAGCCATAGAGAAACTGCCACCCCCAAATGATGAATCCCCAGAGAGCTCAGGTGCATCAGACCGTACCCAAACAGAGCCCGAAGGCACAGAGGAGCCGAGGAAAAGTGTAGACCATAGGGAGAAGACGAGGCCAAGCTTAGATCATAGAAAGAGCACAGACCGTCGAGATAAACCGAGGGGCAGTACAGATAGGAGGGACAAAAGCAGAAAGAGTGTAGATAATCCTGACAGACCACGAGCTAGCGTTGATCAGCCCGCCGATAGGCCAAGGAAAAGCGTTGACCG CTTCGGAGGTATGATGAAGGCTGTCAGGTTGCGCAACATTGACTGTTTCAAGGTACCGACAACCTCCTCCGGGAGCTGA
- the LOC123400961 gene encoding amino acid transporter AVT6A-like, which produces MGIGDGSPSETQHAAHKEKRDETTPLLPLKAEEEDGIHEFNGASFSGAVFNLSTTIVGAGIMALPASIKMLGIIPGILMIILVALLTEASIDMMVRCSHQAKITSYGWLMGDSFGQWGRIALQASVVINNIGVMIVYMIIIGDVLSGTSTTGVHHRGIFEGWFGPHLWNSRPVVLLATTIFVFAPLVSFKRLDSLRYTSALSVALAVVFVVITAGIAILRLIEGTAEIPKLFPEIHEINSIWELFTAVPVLVTAYICHYNVHSIDNELEDRSQTKPIVRTSLALCSSVYVATSFFAYLLFGEATLSDVLANFDSDLHIPFSSVFNDIVRVSYVVHVMLVFPIVFFALRLNLDGLLFPTSRHISHDNRRFTIITVSLLVVIYLAANFIPSIWDAFQFTGATAAVLIGFIFPAMIILRDSYGIATKRDKVLAVTMIVLAVLSNSVALYSDAMSIFYRKVEA; this is translated from the exons ATGGGGATTGGGGATGGCTCACCTAGTGAAACCCAGCATGCGGCACACAAGGAAAAGAGGGATGAGACCACGCCACTTCTCCCACTCAAGGCGGAAGAGGAAGACGGGATCCATGAGTTCAATGGAGCTTCTTTCTCGGGTGCAGTTTTCAATCTGTCGACAACCATCGTGGGGGCTGGAATTATGGCCCTGCCAGCAAGTATCAAGATGCTAGGCATTATCCCTGGTATTTTGATGATCATCCTTGTGGCATTGCTCACCGAGGCATCGATTGACATGATGGTCAGGTGCAGCCACCAGGCCAAGATTACATCCTATGGCTGGCTGATGGGTGACTCTTTTGGTCAATGGGGGAGGATTGCGCTGCAAGCATCTGTGGTGATAAACAACATTGGTGTCATGATTGTATACATGATTATCATCG GTGATGTGCTATCAGGAACATCTACAACTGGTGTTCATCACCGGGGTATCTTTGAGGGGTGGTTTGGGCCTCATTTGTGGAATTCTCGTCCAGTTGTTCTCCTTGCCACAACTATTTTTGTGTTTGCTCCATTGGTGAGCTTTAAGCGATTGG ATTCATTGAGATACACATCTGCTCTGTCAGTTGCTCTTGCCGTGGTTTTTGTTGTCATCACTGCTGGAATTGCTATTCTCAGACTGATAGAAGGAACCGCGGAGATTCCCAAACTCTTCCCCGAGATACATGAAATCAATTCCATCTGGGAACTCTTTACAGCCGTGCCGGTTCTTGTCACTGCCTATATTTGCCACTACAATG TTCACAGCATCGATAACGAGCTGGAAGATAGAAGTCAGACTAAGCCAATTGTGCGAACTTCACTGGCTTTGTGTTCGAGTGTTTATGTTGCCACAAGTTTCTTTGCATATCTCCTCTTTGGCGAGGCTACCCTCTCCGATGTGCTCGCTAATTTTGACTCCGACCTTCATATTCCATTCAGCTCTGTCTTCAATGATATAGTCAGAGTGAGCTATGTAGTCCATGTCATGCTTGTCTTCCCTATAGTCTTCTTTGCCCTTAGGCTCAACCTGGATGGACTCCTCTTCCCCACCTCAAGGCACATTTCTCATGACAACCGAAGGTTTACCATTATCACCGTCTCGCTCCTTGTTGTGATTTATCTTGCTGCCAACTTCATACCAAGCATCTGGGACGCCTTCCAGTTCACTGGTGCTACAGCTGCTGTCCTGATTGGTTTCATCTTTCCTGCCATGATCATACTCAG GGATTCTTATGGGATCGCAACCAAGCGCGATAAGGTTTTAGCTGTAACCATGATTGTGCTTGCTGTGCTCTCCAATTCAGTGGCCCTGTACAGTGATGCGATGAGCATCTTCTACAGGAAGGTGGAGGCCTAG